One Vespa crabro chromosome 4, iyVesCrab1.2, whole genome shotgun sequence DNA segment encodes these proteins:
- the LOC124423898 gene encoding FK506-binding protein 5 isoform X4: MAINIKFTKFDNTPWGFRLAGGSDFPQPLTVIKVNEGSLAECMGIKVGDVVVRLNDQPISSLTHGQAHEALKLAGNNFVLGVQREEEARKALEAIPDENIVPYNISLADLPPVFPEKILSEDTILEKHEVTIERLPTPDKAEELPDKPKDANSEIIPNQNLTDEEIAQLILEEEELLPYKGVLGVNFNKPKPRATVLKSSKVLEELQHIAAAPPPDVEERHHISTFLKKPDRPIPKAKPREPSEGEPYRVVIKKQSKKSVIARLVEKGLIPPGSLDTPEPTSEATTPAATPDLTGRSSGAKTPDSRPESKLEVIERTQDVVTEKIEEVTIEGKDPNVSLEDLRQSVERKTVEVEVEKTEKKEEPREERKEEKEEEKEEEKEEEKDRREEPILAGIERQMAEVASKVDREKIKELVRTEINLEKQLENVQSQLLALKQLPSEIENHLRVVSEQLRMIMELSGVQNGGSTAGSRRGSSEDEIVAAKQCPRESKEELPVVEDIKEEDDVETSRSERPSTAMSQEPPRIIETTDDEEQETETRELDGTISIRSSDDEGSRVKKFVVSYETKVMRSRTASPTPSYGSFEPDPNLSPKDQVIQELQYRKGRKHSQDLWPQAKQLELTFGRRWRCPNDFFNDEMIAEVLSSQAEVIRGKALGVNFKKYEKTNLPNYDHLMNSSVYKMIHKMEREPKKGIPARPPKVNAAEDIIERVK; this comes from the exons ATGGCgattaacataaaatttacaaaattcgatAACACACCATGGGGCTTTCGATTAGCGGGTGGCAGCGATTTTCCACAGCCATTGACGGTCATCAAA GTTAACGAAGGGAGTCTTGCAGAATGTATGGGTATAAAAGTGGGCGATGTCGTGGTAAGATTAAACGATCAACCGATCAGCAGTTTGACGCATGGACAAGCACACGAGGCTCTCAAACTGGCAGGCAACAATTTCGTTCTCGGTGTACAAAG GGAGGAAGAAGCTCGTAAGGCTCTCGAGGCTATACCCGACGAGAACATTGTCCCGTATAATATTTCG CTCGCAGATTTGCCGCCAGTTTTCCCGGAGAAAATTCTGTCGGAAGATACGATTTTGGAGAAGCACGAGGTAACGATCGAACGTTTACCGACCCCGGATAAGGCTGAGGAATTGCCGGACAAGCCGAAGGACGCCAACAGCGAGATTATACCGAATCAGAATCTGACCGACGAGGAGATCGCCCAATTGATTCTCGAAGAGGAAGAATTGCTTCCCTATAAGGGAGTATTAGG GGTGAACTTCAATAAGCCCAAGCCTCGCGCTACAGTGTTGAAAAGTTCGAAGGTCTTGGAGGAGCTTCAACACATCGCCGCAGCTCCACCACCGGACGTAGAGGAACGTCATCACATTTCGACCTTTTTAAAGAAGCCGGATCGACCTATACCGAAGGCTAAACCTCGCGAACCATCGGAGGGAGAACCGTACAGAGTAGTGATAAAGAAGCAGTCGAAGAAGAGCGTGATAGCACGTTTGGTGGAGAAGGGTCTGATACCACCTGGAAGCCTCGACACGCCTGAACCAACGTCCGAG gCAACGACACCGGCAGCAACTCCAGATCTAACTGGGAGATCGAGCGGAGCCAAGACACCAGATTCGCGTCCGGAATCGAAGTTGGAAGTGATCGAGAGAACGCAGGACGTGGTAACTGAGAAGATCGAGGAAGTTACTATCGAGGGAAAGGATCCGAACGTTAGTCTTGAGGATCTTCGACAATCGGTCGAGAGGAAAACTGTCGAGGTTGAAGtagaaaagacagaaaagaaggaggaaccaagggaggaaagaaaagaggagaaggaggaggagaaggaggaggagaaggaggaggagaaggatagGAGGGAGGAACCAATTCTCGCCGGTATCGAGAGACAGATGGCTGAAGTGGCGAGCAAGGTCGATCGGGAGAAGATCAAGGAGCTCGTGAGGACAGAGATCAATCTCGAAAAACAACTGGAGAACGTGCAGAGTCAGTTGCTCGCCCTGAAGCAATTGCCGAGCGAGATCGAGAATCACCTTAGGGTCGTGTCGGAGCAACTGAGGATGATCATGGAGCTGAGCGGTGTTCAAAACGGCGGCAGCACCGCCGGTAGCCGTCGTGGATCGTCAG aagatgaaatcgtcgCTGCAAAGCAGTGTCCTcgagaaagtaaagaagaattaCCGGTAGTGGAAGATATCAAAGAAGAGGATGACGTGGAAACTTCGCGATCCGAACGACCATCGACCGCCATGTCGCAAGAACCACCACGGATAATAGAAACTACTGACGATGAAGAGCAAGAAACCGAAACGAGAGAATTGGATGGTACGATCTCCATAAGAAGTAGCGACGACGAAGGTAGTAGGGTCAAGAAATTCGTTGTTTCGTACGAAACCAAAGTTATGAGATCGAGAACAGCTAGTCCAACGCCTTCCTATG GTAGTTTTGAACCAGATCCAAACCTGTCACCGAAAGATCAAGTTATTCAGGAGTTGCAG TACaggaaagggagaaaacaTTCGCAAGATCTCTGGCCCCAGGCTAAACAATTGGAACTCACGTTTGGTCGTAGATGGAGATGTCCAAACGATTTCTTCAACGACGAGATGATAGCCGAAGTATTATCCTCTCAAGCGGAAGTTATTCGCGGGAAAGCACTTGG GGTAAACTTtaagaaatacgaaaagacAAATCTACCGAATTACGATCATCTGATGAACTCGAGTGTCTATAAGATGATTCATAAGATGGAACGCGAACCGAAGAAAGGTATACCCGCGAGGCCTCCCAAAGTAAACGCCGCCGAGGACATAATCGAGAGAGTC AAATAA
- the LOC124423898 gene encoding FK506-binding protein 5 isoform X3, translated as MAINIKFTKFDNTPWGFRLAGGSDFPQPLTVIKVNEGSLAECMGIKVGDVVVRLNDQPISSLTHGQAHEALKLAGNNFVLGVQREEEARKALEAIPDENIVPYNISLADLPPVFPEKILSEDTILEKHEVTIERLPTPDKAEELPDKPKDANSEIIPNQNLTDEEIAQLILEEEELLPYKGVLGVNFNKPKPRATVLKSSKVLEELQHIAAAPPPDVEERHHISTFLKKPDRPIPKAKPREPSEGEPYRVVIKKQSKKSVIARLVEKGLIPPGSLDTPEPTSEATTPAATPDLTGRSSGAKTPDSRPESKLEVIERTQDVVTEKIEEVTIEGKDPNVSLEDLRQSVERKTVEVEVEKTEKKEEPREERKEEKEEEKEEEKEEEKDRREEPILAGIERQMAEVASKVDREKIKELVRTEINLEKQLENVQSQLLALKQLPSEIENHLRVVSEQLRMIMELSGVQNGGSTAGSRRGSSEDEIVAAKQCPRESKEELPVVEDIKEEDDVETSRSERPSTAMSQEPPRIIETTDDEEQETETRELDGTISIRSSDDEGSRVKKFVVSYETKVMRSRTASPTPSYGSFEPDPNLSPKDQVIQELQYRKGRKHSQDLWPQAKQLELTFGRRWRCPNDFFNDEMIAEVLSSQAEVIRGKALGVNFKKYEKTNLPNYDHLMNSSVYKMIHKMEREPKKGIPARPPKVNAAEDIIERVVSF; from the exons ATGGCgattaacataaaatttacaaaattcgatAACACACCATGGGGCTTTCGATTAGCGGGTGGCAGCGATTTTCCACAGCCATTGACGGTCATCAAA GTTAACGAAGGGAGTCTTGCAGAATGTATGGGTATAAAAGTGGGCGATGTCGTGGTAAGATTAAACGATCAACCGATCAGCAGTTTGACGCATGGACAAGCACACGAGGCTCTCAAACTGGCAGGCAACAATTTCGTTCTCGGTGTACAAAG GGAGGAAGAAGCTCGTAAGGCTCTCGAGGCTATACCCGACGAGAACATTGTCCCGTATAATATTTCG CTCGCAGATTTGCCGCCAGTTTTCCCGGAGAAAATTCTGTCGGAAGATACGATTTTGGAGAAGCACGAGGTAACGATCGAACGTTTACCGACCCCGGATAAGGCTGAGGAATTGCCGGACAAGCCGAAGGACGCCAACAGCGAGATTATACCGAATCAGAATCTGACCGACGAGGAGATCGCCCAATTGATTCTCGAAGAGGAAGAATTGCTTCCCTATAAGGGAGTATTAGG GGTGAACTTCAATAAGCCCAAGCCTCGCGCTACAGTGTTGAAAAGTTCGAAGGTCTTGGAGGAGCTTCAACACATCGCCGCAGCTCCACCACCGGACGTAGAGGAACGTCATCACATTTCGACCTTTTTAAAGAAGCCGGATCGACCTATACCGAAGGCTAAACCTCGCGAACCATCGGAGGGAGAACCGTACAGAGTAGTGATAAAGAAGCAGTCGAAGAAGAGCGTGATAGCACGTTTGGTGGAGAAGGGTCTGATACCACCTGGAAGCCTCGACACGCCTGAACCAACGTCCGAG gCAACGACACCGGCAGCAACTCCAGATCTAACTGGGAGATCGAGCGGAGCCAAGACACCAGATTCGCGTCCGGAATCGAAGTTGGAAGTGATCGAGAGAACGCAGGACGTGGTAACTGAGAAGATCGAGGAAGTTACTATCGAGGGAAAGGATCCGAACGTTAGTCTTGAGGATCTTCGACAATCGGTCGAGAGGAAAACTGTCGAGGTTGAAGtagaaaagacagaaaagaaggaggaaccaagggaggaaagaaaagaggagaaggaggaggagaaggaggaggagaaggaggaggagaaggatagGAGGGAGGAACCAATTCTCGCCGGTATCGAGAGACAGATGGCTGAAGTGGCGAGCAAGGTCGATCGGGAGAAGATCAAGGAGCTCGTGAGGACAGAGATCAATCTCGAAAAACAACTGGAGAACGTGCAGAGTCAGTTGCTCGCCCTGAAGCAATTGCCGAGCGAGATCGAGAATCACCTTAGGGTCGTGTCGGAGCAACTGAGGATGATCATGGAGCTGAGCGGTGTTCAAAACGGCGGCAGCACCGCCGGTAGCCGTCGTGGATCGTCAG aagatgaaatcgtcgCTGCAAAGCAGTGTCCTcgagaaagtaaagaagaattaCCGGTAGTGGAAGATATCAAAGAAGAGGATGACGTGGAAACTTCGCGATCCGAACGACCATCGACCGCCATGTCGCAAGAACCACCACGGATAATAGAAACTACTGACGATGAAGAGCAAGAAACCGAAACGAGAGAATTGGATGGTACGATCTCCATAAGAAGTAGCGACGACGAAGGTAGTAGGGTCAAGAAATTCGTTGTTTCGTACGAAACCAAAGTTATGAGATCGAGAACAGCTAGTCCAACGCCTTCCTATG GTAGTTTTGAACCAGATCCAAACCTGTCACCGAAAGATCAAGTTATTCAGGAGTTGCAG TACaggaaagggagaaaacaTTCGCAAGATCTCTGGCCCCAGGCTAAACAATTGGAACTCACGTTTGGTCGTAGATGGAGATGTCCAAACGATTTCTTCAACGACGAGATGATAGCCGAAGTATTATCCTCTCAAGCGGAAGTTATTCGCGGGAAAGCACTTGG GGTAAACTTtaagaaatacgaaaagacAAATCTACCGAATTACGATCATCTGATGAACTCGAGTGTCTATAAGATGATTCATAAGATGGAACGCGAACCGAAGAAAGGTATACCCGCGAGGCCTCCCAAAGTAAACGCCGCCGAGGACATAATCGAGAGAGTCGTAAGTTTTTAA
- the LOC124423898 gene encoding uncharacterized protein LOC124423898 isoform X1 has protein sequence MAINIKFTKFDNTPWGFRLAGGSDFPQPLTVIKVNEGSLAECMGIKVGDVVVRLNDQPISSLTHGQAHEALKLAGNNFVLGVQREEEARKALEAIPDENIVPYNISLADLPPVFPEKILSEDTILEKHEVTIERLPTPDKAEELPDKPKDANSEIIPNQNLTDEEIAQLILEEEELLPYKGVLGVNFNKPKPRATVLKSSKVLEELQHIAAAPPPDVEERHHISTFLKKPDRPIPKAKPREPSEGEPYRVVIKKQSKKSVIARLVEKGLIPPGSLDTPEPTSEVKMYAPEESNEESNEIGTAVHEIDVPKLLLPNSIRSNDFPDPIEKPTLDLVSVKTLTTNPNPPTCLPSLTLRRSTIKPKRLYTRARYFERSLLGYRKDSDRVTLAYLLELILGKSSPNGTFGRIRRRGRYIETYLEREDIWFKSMFKVFFAKRNDITKGRRFSKPRYAERLLTRNFLRGEFVERRNTAKMQKRRLCPKARYFERVLAKDVRRLIELIKEISIRVDLGKFFIGSNEREIRQGARRRSSLIKVKGHYLERCLARQDSSAIVSTLTSTLTGLIESTKRRSSEVADGQLDVSVKARSRRCSYDRAHYGERAIVRNLEILGNLAEKMTSKILGWREGRPTNDDLEVSLSNSISYEEEGGGFSKFLRSTGEFVSAEVFHRGGRRLSRSSKVVKVDSPMESNGWLGLLARLCGLDNGARFSDDSLKTCDEKIAREADYEARRLSFVPTVLYKGLTNHIGVDFTRLVAYTFVPCASVVLLYMYK, from the exons ATGGCgattaacataaaatttacaaaattcgatAACACACCATGGGGCTTTCGATTAGCGGGTGGCAGCGATTTTCCACAGCCATTGACGGTCATCAAA GTTAACGAAGGGAGTCTTGCAGAATGTATGGGTATAAAAGTGGGCGATGTCGTGGTAAGATTAAACGATCAACCGATCAGCAGTTTGACGCATGGACAAGCACACGAGGCTCTCAAACTGGCAGGCAACAATTTCGTTCTCGGTGTACAAAG GGAGGAAGAAGCTCGTAAGGCTCTCGAGGCTATACCCGACGAGAACATTGTCCCGTATAATATTTCG CTCGCAGATTTGCCGCCAGTTTTCCCGGAGAAAATTCTGTCGGAAGATACGATTTTGGAGAAGCACGAGGTAACGATCGAACGTTTACCGACCCCGGATAAGGCTGAGGAATTGCCGGACAAGCCGAAGGACGCCAACAGCGAGATTATACCGAATCAGAATCTGACCGACGAGGAGATCGCCCAATTGATTCTCGAAGAGGAAGAATTGCTTCCCTATAAGGGAGTATTAGG GGTGAACTTCAATAAGCCCAAGCCTCGCGCTACAGTGTTGAAAAGTTCGAAGGTCTTGGAGGAGCTTCAACACATCGCCGCAGCTCCACCACCGGACGTAGAGGAACGTCATCACATTTCGACCTTTTTAAAGAAGCCGGATCGACCTATACCGAAGGCTAAACCTCGCGAACCATCGGAGGGAGAACCGTACAGAGTAGTGATAAAGAAGCAGTCGAAGAAGAGCGTGATAGCACGTTTGGTGGAGAAGGGTCTGATACCACCTGGAAGCCTCGACACGCCTGAACCAACGTCCGAGGTAAAGATGTACGCCCCCGAGGAATCTAACGAAGAATCTAACGAAATTGGGACGGCCGTCCACGAAATCGATGTCCCTAAACTTCTTCTACCAAATTCGATCCGATCTAACGATTTCCCAGATCCCATTGAAAAGCCTACTCTCGATCTCGTTTCCGTTAAAACCTTGACTACTAATCCGAATCCTCCCACGTGTCTTCCTTCCTTAACTCTTCGTCGATCGACGATCAAGCCAAAGCGTCTCTACACGAGAGCTCGTTACTTCGAGAGATCTCTCCTCGGATATCGTAAGGATTCCGACAGAGTCACTCTCGCCTATCTTCTCGAACTTATTCTGGGAAAATCTTCTCCCAATGGGACGTTCGGACGGATAAGAAGGAGGGGCCGTTACATCGAGACTTATCTCGAACGGGAGGACATCTGGTTCAAATCGATGTTTAAGGTTTTCTTTGctaaaagaaacgatattacGAAGGGAAGAAGGTTCAGCAAGCCTCGATACGCCGAGCGACTCCTGACGAGGAATTTTCTTAGAGGAGAGTTCGTTGAGAGAAGGAACACCGCGAAAATGCAAAAACGACGTTTATGTCCTAAAGCTCGATATTTTGAGCGCGTCCTTGCGAAAGACGTACGACGATTGATCGAACTTATCAAAGAGATTTCTATTCGCGTAGATTTAGGAAAATTCTTTATTGGCAGtaacgagagagagattagaCAGGGTGCTAGACGACGCTCGAGTTTGATCAAGGTCAAGGGTCATTACTTGGAGCGTTGTTTAGCTCGACAAGACTCCTCCGCTATAGTTTCGACGCTTACTTCGACGCTAACGGGTCTTATCGAGTCAACGAAACGTCGATCGTCGGAAGTTGCCGACGGACAGCTCGATGTCTCGGTTAAAGCTCGTTCGAGAAGATGCTCCTACGATCGCGCTCACTACGGTGAACGTGCGATCGTACGTAATCTCGAGATTCTCGGCAACCTGGCCGAGAAGATGACCTCGAAGATACTCGGTTGGCGCGAAGGTCGGCCAACGAACGACGACCTTGAAGTATCTCTCTCGAATTCGATCTCCTACgaggaggaaggaggaggattTTCCAAGTTCTTACGGTCCACCGGCGAGTTCGTCTCGGCCGAGGTGTTTCATCGTGGTGGCAGGAGACTATCGAGATCGTCCAAGGTCGTCAAGGTCGACTCCCCTATGGAATCCAACGGCTGGCTCGGTTTGCTCGCTCGACTCTGCGGCCTTGACAATGGCGCTCGTTTCTCCGATGACAGCTTGAAGACGTGCGACGAAAAGATCGCTCGTGAAGCCGATTACGAAGCCCGAAGGTTGTCCTTCGTGCCTACCGTCCTTTACAAGGGTCTGACCAATCATATAGGCGTCGATTTTACCAGACTCGTAGCTTACACTTTCGTTCCCTGTGCGTCCGTCGTTTTGTTGTACATGTACAAATAA
- the LOC124423898 gene encoding uncharacterized protein LOC124423898 isoform X2, whose amino-acid sequence MGIKVGDVVVRLNDQPISSLTHGQAHEALKLAGNNFVLGVQREEEARKALEAIPDENIVPYNISLADLPPVFPEKILSEDTILEKHEVTIERLPTPDKAEELPDKPKDANSEIIPNQNLTDEEIAQLILEEEELLPYKGVLGVNFNKPKPRATVLKSSKVLEELQHIAAAPPPDVEERHHISTFLKKPDRPIPKAKPREPSEGEPYRVVIKKQSKKSVIARLVEKGLIPPGSLDTPEPTSEVKMYAPEESNEESNEIGTAVHEIDVPKLLLPNSIRSNDFPDPIEKPTLDLVSVKTLTTNPNPPTCLPSLTLRRSTIKPKRLYTRARYFERSLLGYRKDSDRVTLAYLLELILGKSSPNGTFGRIRRRGRYIETYLEREDIWFKSMFKVFFAKRNDITKGRRFSKPRYAERLLTRNFLRGEFVERRNTAKMQKRRLCPKARYFERVLAKDVRRLIELIKEISIRVDLGKFFIGSNEREIRQGARRRSSLIKVKGHYLERCLARQDSSAIVSTLTSTLTGLIESTKRRSSEVADGQLDVSVKARSRRCSYDRAHYGERAIVRNLEILGNLAEKMTSKILGWREGRPTNDDLEVSLSNSISYEEEGGGFSKFLRSTGEFVSAEVFHRGGRRLSRSSKVVKVDSPMESNGWLGLLARLCGLDNGARFSDDSLKTCDEKIAREADYEARRLSFVPTVLYKGLTNHIGVDFTRLVAYTFVPCASVVLLYMYK is encoded by the exons ATGGGTATAAAAGTGGGCGATGTCGTGGTAAGATTAAACGATCAACCGATCAGCAGTTTGACGCATGGACAAGCACACGAGGCTCTCAAACTGGCAGGCAACAATTTCGTTCTCGGTGTACAAAG GGAGGAAGAAGCTCGTAAGGCTCTCGAGGCTATACCCGACGAGAACATTGTCCCGTATAATATTTCG CTCGCAGATTTGCCGCCAGTTTTCCCGGAGAAAATTCTGTCGGAAGATACGATTTTGGAGAAGCACGAGGTAACGATCGAACGTTTACCGACCCCGGATAAGGCTGAGGAATTGCCGGACAAGCCGAAGGACGCCAACAGCGAGATTATACCGAATCAGAATCTGACCGACGAGGAGATCGCCCAATTGATTCTCGAAGAGGAAGAATTGCTTCCCTATAAGGGAGTATTAGG GGTGAACTTCAATAAGCCCAAGCCTCGCGCTACAGTGTTGAAAAGTTCGAAGGTCTTGGAGGAGCTTCAACACATCGCCGCAGCTCCACCACCGGACGTAGAGGAACGTCATCACATTTCGACCTTTTTAAAGAAGCCGGATCGACCTATACCGAAGGCTAAACCTCGCGAACCATCGGAGGGAGAACCGTACAGAGTAGTGATAAAGAAGCAGTCGAAGAAGAGCGTGATAGCACGTTTGGTGGAGAAGGGTCTGATACCACCTGGAAGCCTCGACACGCCTGAACCAACGTCCGAGGTAAAGATGTACGCCCCCGAGGAATCTAACGAAGAATCTAACGAAATTGGGACGGCCGTCCACGAAATCGATGTCCCTAAACTTCTTCTACCAAATTCGATCCGATCTAACGATTTCCCAGATCCCATTGAAAAGCCTACTCTCGATCTCGTTTCCGTTAAAACCTTGACTACTAATCCGAATCCTCCCACGTGTCTTCCTTCCTTAACTCTTCGTCGATCGACGATCAAGCCAAAGCGTCTCTACACGAGAGCTCGTTACTTCGAGAGATCTCTCCTCGGATATCGTAAGGATTCCGACAGAGTCACTCTCGCCTATCTTCTCGAACTTATTCTGGGAAAATCTTCTCCCAATGGGACGTTCGGACGGATAAGAAGGAGGGGCCGTTACATCGAGACTTATCTCGAACGGGAGGACATCTGGTTCAAATCGATGTTTAAGGTTTTCTTTGctaaaagaaacgatattacGAAGGGAAGAAGGTTCAGCAAGCCTCGATACGCCGAGCGACTCCTGACGAGGAATTTTCTTAGAGGAGAGTTCGTTGAGAGAAGGAACACCGCGAAAATGCAAAAACGACGTTTATGTCCTAAAGCTCGATATTTTGAGCGCGTCCTTGCGAAAGACGTACGACGATTGATCGAACTTATCAAAGAGATTTCTATTCGCGTAGATTTAGGAAAATTCTTTATTGGCAGtaacgagagagagattagaCAGGGTGCTAGACGACGCTCGAGTTTGATCAAGGTCAAGGGTCATTACTTGGAGCGTTGTTTAGCTCGACAAGACTCCTCCGCTATAGTTTCGACGCTTACTTCGACGCTAACGGGTCTTATCGAGTCAACGAAACGTCGATCGTCGGAAGTTGCCGACGGACAGCTCGATGTCTCGGTTAAAGCTCGTTCGAGAAGATGCTCCTACGATCGCGCTCACTACGGTGAACGTGCGATCGTACGTAATCTCGAGATTCTCGGCAACCTGGCCGAGAAGATGACCTCGAAGATACTCGGTTGGCGCGAAGGTCGGCCAACGAACGACGACCTTGAAGTATCTCTCTCGAATTCGATCTCCTACgaggaggaaggaggaggattTTCCAAGTTCTTACGGTCCACCGGCGAGTTCGTCTCGGCCGAGGTGTTTCATCGTGGTGGCAGGAGACTATCGAGATCGTCCAAGGTCGTCAAGGTCGACTCCCCTATGGAATCCAACGGCTGGCTCGGTTTGCTCGCTCGACTCTGCGGCCTTGACAATGGCGCTCGTTTCTCCGATGACAGCTTGAAGACGTGCGACGAAAAGATCGCTCGTGAAGCCGATTACGAAGCCCGAAGGTTGTCCTTCGTGCCTACCGTCCTTTACAAGGGTCTGACCAATCATATAGGCGTCGATTTTACCAGACTCGTAGCTTACACTTTCGTTCCCTGTGCGTCCGTCGTTTTGTTGTACATGTACAAATAA